In a single window of the Biomphalaria glabrata chromosome 13, xgBioGlab47.1, whole genome shotgun sequence genome:
- the LOC106059145 gene encoding kelch-like protein 18, whose protein sequence is MADDSIVFCQRELPMSAFPIISEIRRQGQLCDVTLKVGDQKLSAHRIILAATIPYFHAMFTHDMVENKQSEILMQSVEPSALEALVNFAYTGRIVIDLNNVQSLLIVAGFLHMQAVKDACTSYLKSKLDSSSCLSVRQFADQYQCPSLVEAANKYIQNNFRHVALSSDFLSLPKSEVLEILSHDELYVTSEEQVFESAMRWIKHDPENRVKDLPELMVRVRLPLLTPQYLSDHVATEDIIKNSLQCRDLLDEARDYHLMPERRLLMQTFKTRPRCCTDNPGFIYAVGGLTSSGDSLSTVERFDPITGQWTPGEPMNTMRSRVGVTVLKGRLYAIGGYNGMERLDTVEVYDPVIKRWTRVASMHCKRSALGAVSLNNKIIVCGGYDGVTSLRSCETYDPDADTWCPMLPMHKHRSAAGVTVLRGCVVICGGHDGLSIFDSVESYNPATGEWKILPSMTSKRCRLAVATLNDKVYAVGGYDGYVFLKSVERFDPDTQIWEPISTLQVKRSRVSVAATYGRLYAIGGYDGQGNLGTVEMYDPNTDEWKFVASMSAHEGGVGVGVISMDSLVDETVVN, encoded by the exons ATGGCTGACGATTCGATTGTGTTTTGCCAAAGAGAACTTCCAATGAGTGCTTTTCCGATAATTTCGGAAATCAGGCGCCAAGGACAGCTTTGCGATGTTACACTCAAA GTTGGTGATCAGAAGCTATCCGCTCACAGAATAATCCTAGCAGCAACTATTCCATATTTCCATGCCATGTTTACACATGACATGGTAGAGAATAAACAGTCAGAGATCTTGATGCAAAGTGTGGAGCCAAG TGCTTTGGAAGCCCTAGTCAACTTTGCTTATACTGGAAGGATAGTAATTGACTTGAATAATGTCCAGTCATTGTTAATTGTTGCTGGGTTTCTTCACATGCAAGCTGTCAAAGACGCTTGCACAAGTTATCTCAAGAGCAA actTGATTCATCCTCCTGTTTATCTGTGCGCCAGTTTGCTGACCAGTATCAATGTCCAAGCCTAGTTGAAGCCGCCAATAAGtacattcaaaataattttcgacat GTTGCTTTGTCATCAGATTTCCTCTCATTACCTAAGTCAGAGGTGCTGGAGATACTGTCTCATGATGAACTCTATGTGACCTCAGAAGAACAG GTTTTTGAGTCTGCCATGAGGTGGATCAAACATGATCCAGAAAACCGTGTCAAAGATTTACCAGAACTAATGGTCAGAGTAAGACTGCCCTTATTGACCCCTCAGTATCTAAGTGACCATGTGGCCACAGAAGACATTATTAAGAACTCTCTTCAGTGCAG GGATCTTTTAGACGAAGCCAGAGATTATCATTTGATGCCAGAGAGGAGATTACTCATGCAGACTTTTAAAACCAGGCCCAGGTGTTGTACAGATAATCCTGGATTTATTTATGCTGTG GGTGGACTGACCTCATCAGGTGATTCCTTAAGTACAGTTGAAAGGTTTGACCCGATTACTGGTCAGTGGACACCTGGGGAACCAATGAACACAATGAGAAGTCGAGTTGGAGTGACTGTTCTCAAAG GACGCCTGTATGCAATAGGAGGCTACAATGGTATGGAGAGACTAGACACTGTAGAGGTCTATGATCCTGTTATCAAAAGGTGGACTCGTGTGGCTTCCATGCACTGCAAGAGAAG cGCACTTGGAGCTGTGAGTTTGAACAATAAAATCATTGTCTGTGGAGGCTATGATGGTGTGACCTCATTGCGATCTTGTGAAACCTATGACCCTGACGCTGACAC GTGGTGTCCCATGCTTCCCATGCACAAACATCGTAGTGCTGCTGGCGTAACGGTATTACGAGGTTGTGTTGTCATCTGTGGCGGGCATGATGGGCTTTCAATATTTGACTCA GTGGAGTCCTACAACCCAGCCACAGGGGAATGGAAAATCCTGCCTTCAATGACCTCCAAACGCTGCCGCCTAGCAGTGGCTACCTTGAATGATAAAGTGTATGCTGTAGGTGGCTATGATGGCTATGTATTCCTTAAGTCTGTGGAGAGGTTTGATCCTGACACGCAGATATGGGAGCCGATTTCAACACTGCAG GTCAAGAGAAGTCGTGTCTCTGTGGCTGCTACGTACGGACGTCTCTATGCCATTGGAGGCTATGATGGTCAAGGGAATCTAGGCACTGTAGAGATGTACGACCCAAACACAGACGAGTGGAAGTTTGTTGCTAGTATGAGTGCTCATGAGGGGGGTGTTGGGGTAGGTGTTATATCTATGGACTCGCTGGTGGATGAGACGGTAGTCAACTAA